A DNA window from uncultured Methanoregula sp. contains the following coding sequences:
- a CDS encoding thiamine biosynthesis protein ThiS — protein MKLILPDRTTRTLDRPPATLESLLLAEGINPLEVIASRNGILLTEDTLIGANDEIRLLRIAHGG, from the coding sequence ATGAAACTGATCCTTCCCGATCGCACAACGCGGACTCTCGACCGCCCACCCGCAACCCTTGAATCCCTCCTGCTCGCTGAGGGGATCAACCCGCTCGAGGTCATCGCATCGAGGAACGGGATCCTCCTGACGGAAGATACGCTGATCGGCGCCAACGACGAGATCCGGCTGCTCCGGATAGCGCACGGGGGCTGA
- the fdhD gene encoding formate dehydrogenase accessory sulfurtransferase FdhD, whose amino-acid sequence MYKKLPCKRIDGDLCEDADHEVIEEVPLALFVNGRHAMTAMMSPVMLEEFVTGYLFTEQIIKGVDEIESIKIEKNRMSVITTNLFKVLGPKKTILSGCGGSTSFIDTEKLPKIHSDYRVTRANIWNAGKAVLNSELHRLTGGIHIVALLDGEKILAVSEDIGRHNALDRVIGYGLRNNIDLSKTYVLVSGRISSEMVRKCLIANIPIITSRGATTTLAVETAQKTGLTVVGFSRGGKMNVYTHPERVT is encoded by the coding sequence ATGTACAAGAAACTGCCCTGCAAACGGATTGACGGGGATCTCTGTGAGGATGCGGACCACGAGGTCATCGAGGAAGTCCCGCTCGCGCTCTTCGTGAACGGGCGCCATGCCATGACTGCGATGATGAGCCCCGTGATGCTCGAGGAGTTCGTTACCGGCTATCTCTTCACCGAGCAGATCATCAAGGGAGTTGACGAGATCGAGTCGATCAAGATCGAGAAGAACCGGATGAGCGTCATCACGACAAACCTCTTCAAGGTGCTCGGACCCAAGAAGACGATCCTCTCCGGCTGCGGGGGGAGCACCTCATTCATCGATACTGAGAAACTCCCGAAGATTCATTCCGATTACCGAGTGACCCGGGCAAATATCTGGAATGCCGGAAAAGCTGTCCTCAACTCAGAGCTCCACCGCCTCACCGGGGGAATCCATATCGTGGCACTTCTTGACGGAGAGAAGATCCTCGCCGTCTCCGAGGATATCGGCCGGCACAATGCCCTGGACCGGGTGATAGGCTATGGCCTCCGGAACAACATTGATCTCTCGAAGACCTATGTTCTTGTATCAGGAAGGATCTCCTCCGAGATGGTGAGGAAGTGCCTGATCGCGAACATCCCGATCATCACGTCACGGGGGGCGACCACAACGCTCGCGGTCGAGACCGCACAGAAGACCGGCCTGACCGTTGTCGGCTTCTCCCGGGGCGGGAAGATGAACGTCTATACGCACCCCGAGCGGGTCACCTGA
- a CDS encoding AIR synthase family protein, with translation MTAGKPKIGKIDHTLFSEFLLHRLGKPDPSVIVPPRTGIDSGVVDIGNGKVLIIAEDPIFAVPKQPLDMFGWYTVHIGASDVAVMGVKPQYMTYSLLLPPETSDQDFRTVVDSIHATAVDLGIAIVGGHTGYYPGFTAPTIGGITVFTIADKDAYVTPAGAKPGNVVILTKGPAIETAGILSVLREADLRGNYSEDLIGRAKALCLQMSVVKDALTAMDAGGVTAMHDATEGGVIGGLFEIADASGVGMKIDEALFIYPEEVRMVCESFRIDPVAAIAEGSLLITADPAYSEKIMSALAGAGIRSSVIGTVTSDTSVRVMKRLDGTVVPLAIPDQDPFWPVFFESLA, from the coding sequence ATGACCGCAGGTAAGCCGAAGATCGGGAAGATCGATCATACCCTGTTTTCCGAATTTCTCCTCCACCGGCTCGGGAAGCCCGACCCATCCGTCATCGTGCCGCCAAGGACCGGGATCGATTCTGGGGTTGTGGACATCGGTAACGGGAAAGTCCTGATCATTGCAGAAGATCCTATCTTCGCAGTCCCGAAACAGCCGCTCGACATGTTCGGCTGGTATACGGTTCATATCGGTGCAAGCGATGTGGCGGTGATGGGGGTAAAACCCCAGTACATGACCTATTCGCTCCTCCTCCCACCGGAGACGAGCGACCAGGATTTCAGGACGGTGGTTGATTCGATCCACGCAACTGCCGTGGATCTCGGTATCGCCATTGTCGGGGGCCACACGGGATACTACCCGGGATTCACCGCACCTACCATAGGCGGGATCACCGTCTTTACGATTGCGGACAAGGACGCGTATGTCACGCCCGCCGGGGCAAAGCCGGGGAACGTGGTGATCCTGACCAAAGGTCCCGCCATCGAGACCGCAGGCATCCTCTCGGTTCTGCGGGAAGCGGACCTGAGGGGGAACTACTCAGAAGATCTGATCGGCCGGGCAAAGGCCCTCTGCCTGCAGATGAGCGTGGTGAAAGATGCCCTCACCGCTATGGACGCAGGCGGGGTCACGGCTATGCACGATGCAACGGAGGGCGGTGTTATCGGGGGCCTCTTCGAGATCGCGGATGCCAGCGGCGTCGGGATGAAGATCGATGAGGCTCTGTTTATCTATCCCGAAGAAGTGCGGATGGTCTGCGAGAGTTTCAGGATCGACCCGGTTGCAGCGATAGCCGAAGGCTCGCTCCTCATCACGGCAGACCCGGCGTATTCGGAAAAGATAATGTCAGCACTTGCCGGGGCCGGTATCCGTTCATCGGTCATTGGTACCGTGACCAGCGATACCTCCGTGCGGGTTATGAAACGCCTGGACGGGACGGTGGTCCCTCTCGCAATCCCTGATCAGGATCCGTTCTGGCCGGTCTTCTTTGAGAGCCTTGCCTGA
- a CDS encoding thiamine-phosphate synthase family protein: MTDQELIEMHGMISLALEEIEHCSEFAALIPEVRSNLVFARKNAKSRGDVLALDGRITIVNHMPHAAGRPRLGASSHMARLIVEMQKYDPSIRAGIDFANTPDLARWLEEYCRSNGWGFSVIDRRNEPEEIKEAEGASMPWKVKEAVRACGGKPPVICYETGAIGKEPVSVLLGRDPLEIAHRICTIAGLYHDRR, encoded by the coding sequence ATGACGGACCAGGAACTTATCGAAATGCACGGGATGATCTCCCTTGCCCTTGAAGAGATCGAACACTGCAGCGAGTTTGCCGCCCTCATTCCTGAGGTGCGATCGAATCTTGTCTTTGCACGGAAGAATGCGAAGAGTCGCGGGGACGTGCTTGCTCTCGATGGCAGGATCACGATTGTAAATCATATGCCTCATGCGGCCGGGAGGCCACGGCTCGGCGCCTCCAGCCACATGGCCCGCCTCATCGTCGAGATGCAGAAGTACGATCCCTCCATCCGGGCGGGGATCGATTTTGCGAACACTCCCGATCTTGCCCGGTGGCTGGAAGAGTACTGCCGGTCAAACGGCTGGGGCTTCTCCGTCATCGATCGCCGGAATGAACCGGAGGAGATCAAAGAAGCCGAGGGGGCCTCCATGCCCTGGAAAGTAAAAGAAGCCGTGCGGGCCTGCGGTGGAAAACCCCCCGTCATCTGCTACGAGACCGGAGCGATAGGTAAAGAGCCCGTGTCCGTCCTGCTCGGGAGGGATCCGCTGGAAATTGCGCACCGGATCTGTACAATAGCGGGATTGTATCATGACCGCAGGTAA
- the corA gene encoding magnesium/cobalt transporter CorA, giving the protein MSRHRHPTIKRAILPPGIIHSDGQDAGLPVRITVIDYDATHIQEKIVENISECFPFRDTETVTWINVDGLGNPKLIEDLGRCFTIHPLILEDIFNTGQRPKLEDLDQYIYLSLKMLSFIEESKVIKIEHISLVIGHNFLISFQEDIGDIFDPVRERIRKEGKIRKLGPDYLAYALIDTIVDNYFVVMEKLEEQVEDLEEELVADPTRESLQKINRLKKDMIFLRKSVWPLRELINNLERSESKLIQETTNIYLRDVYDHTIQVIDTLETFRDIISGMIDIYLSGLSYKMNEIMKVLTLIATIFIPLTFVVGLYGMNFKNMPEIEWEYGYYSVLAVMVVMVAGMLTYYRKKKWI; this is encoded by the coding sequence ATGTCACGCCACCGCCATCCCACCATCAAACGGGCAATCCTCCCGCCCGGCATTATTCATTCGGATGGCCAGGACGCCGGCCTTCCGGTCCGGATCACAGTCATCGACTACGATGCCACCCACATCCAGGAGAAGATTGTTGAAAACATCAGTGAATGTTTCCCGTTCCGGGACACCGAAACGGTCACCTGGATCAATGTCGACGGCCTCGGGAACCCAAAACTTATCGAAGATCTCGGGAGATGTTTCACCATCCACCCGCTCATCCTGGAAGATATCTTCAATACCGGGCAGCGTCCGAAGCTGGAGGACCTGGACCAGTATATTTACCTGAGCCTGAAAATGCTCTCATTTATCGAAGAATCAAAAGTGATCAAGATCGAACATATCAGCCTGGTCATCGGGCACAACTTCCTCATCTCGTTCCAGGAGGATATCGGGGATATTTTCGATCCCGTGCGGGAGAGGATACGAAAAGAGGGCAAGATCAGGAAACTCGGCCCGGATTACCTTGCCTACGCGCTCATCGACACAATCGTTGACAATTATTTTGTGGTTATGGAGAAACTCGAGGAGCAGGTCGAGGATCTCGAAGAGGAGCTGGTGGCAGACCCGACCCGCGAATCCCTCCAGAAGATCAACCGGCTCAAAAAGGATATGATCTTTCTGCGAAAATCCGTCTGGCCGCTCCGCGAGCTGATCAACAACCTTGAACGGTCCGAGTCCAAGCTCATCCAGGAAACCACCAACATCTACCTGCGCGATGTCTATGACCACACGATCCAGGTGATCGATACCCTGGAGACCTTCCGGGATATCATATCCGGCATGATCGATATCTACCTCTCGGGCCTGAGTTACAAGATGAACGAGATCATGAAGGTGCTCACGCTTATTGCAACCATCTTCATCCCGCTCACGTTCGTTGTCGGGTTATATGGCATGAATTTCAAGAACATGCCGGAAATCGAGTGGGAATACGGGTACTATTCGGTACTGGCCGTCATGGTTGTCATGGTTGCCGGCATGCTCACTTACTACCGGAAAAAGAAGTGGATCTGA
- a CDS encoding TMEM175 family protein → MQGGTVTEGPVANTNIWGLTNGIFGFSLLLLFFAIRIPDFEYGAGNLVAEQFGRMQLPDILNFLTVFIILLIVWAIVFSILHRTAWIDRTFLYLHFILLMLVIFIPITNDLTILLSGNVAFSILFHANMLSIGLVLFLEWRHCRSRPGLLRQGVPEEGTPFIRASLLVLPVIAFAGCLLAAFHPERTQYLYFLALPAFVILGTLMPDHERKSQPALIRTPDVPAPGEERVTSPGTGGTVPQIVLEMLVCAIFAFALTLIVRTNVHLPSITAGKTIADITSVSLNGMLARGLNFLFVFIIISIFFILFFEIMRTTRENDGIVIGFVSLFILAILFIPLTSRLWAISDKPDIYGLIFHLNILISGLILLFLKKYLSAKPGLCRPGADPGLARNLSLRLLLLPATAGAGLILDSWDIAFEAIPFAFLYIVPVILFVYLSHESGITAQPEPAET, encoded by the coding sequence ATGCAGGGAGGGACCGTTACCGAAGGACCGGTAGCTAATACCAACATATGGGGGCTCACCAACGGGATCTTTGGTTTTTCTCTCCTTCTGCTCTTTTTCGCTATCCGTATACCGGACTTTGAATACGGGGCGGGAAACCTCGTCGCCGAACAGTTCGGGAGGATGCAGCTGCCGGACATCCTGAACTTCTTAACCGTCTTCATCATCCTGCTGATCGTCTGGGCCATCGTCTTTTCCATCCTCCACCGGACAGCCTGGATCGACCGGACGTTCCTGTACCTCCACTTCATCCTGCTGATGCTGGTGATCTTTATTCCGATCACAAACGATCTCACCATCCTCCTTTCAGGAAATGTGGCCTTCTCCATCCTCTTCCACGCAAACATGCTCTCAATCGGCCTCGTGCTTTTCCTTGAATGGAGGCATTGCCGCAGCAGACCCGGACTGCTCCGGCAGGGGGTTCCGGAAGAGGGGACACCGTTCATACGGGCAAGCCTCCTGGTGCTCCCGGTGATAGCTTTTGCGGGATGCCTGCTCGCCGCGTTCCATCCGGAGAGAACCCAGTACCTTTACTTTCTGGCCCTCCCGGCCTTTGTCATCCTCGGTACCCTGATGCCGGACCACGAAAGAAAAAGCCAGCCGGCCCTGATCCGGACACCGGATGTACCGGCACCGGGGGAGGAACGGGTAACATCCCCCGGGACGGGAGGCACGGTCCCCCAGATTGTGCTCGAGATGCTTGTCTGTGCCATCTTTGCCTTTGCCCTGACCCTGATCGTACGAACCAATGTCCATCTTCCATCGATAACCGCCGGGAAAACTATAGCAGATATCACATCGGTATCCCTGAATGGTATGCTCGCCCGGGGACTCAATTTCCTGTTCGTCTTCATCATCATCTCGATCTTCTTTATCCTGTTCTTCGAGATCATGAGAACCACCCGGGAAAATGACGGGATTGTCATCGGTTTTGTCTCTCTGTTCATCCTTGCCATCCTCTTCATTCCCTTGACGTCACGCCTCTGGGCAATTTCCGACAAGCCCGACATCTATGGCCTGATCTTCCATCTCAATATCCTGATTTCCGGGCTCATCCTTCTCTTTTTGAAGAAGTACCTGTCCGCAAAGCCCGGGCTCTGCCGGCCCGGGGCGGACCCGGGCCTGGCCCGGAACCTCTCCCTGCGCCTGCTTCTCCTGCCGGCAACAGCCGGTGCCGGGCTCATCCTGGACAGCTGGGACATTGCATTCGAGGCAATTCCCTTTGCATTCCTTTACATTGTGCCGGTAATTCTCTTCGTATACCTCTCTCATGAGAGCGGGATTACTGCACAACCGGAACCCGCTGAAACGTAA
- a CDS encoding TMEM175 family protein: MKNWQECRGITIFDKNRVDTLTDGVFAIAMTLLITGLDIPTIGGIITSGTVDTVILNLIPDFIHYIIAFVLLANFWWAHHIRSHYLQGVNRKMIFLNMVTLLFVGLVPFSTNLVGDFPLNAHAALIFEINLLGLGLLSVLQWNLVIGSGICQKKNADQKMLSLGKEESYIFPILSFIAIVLSLVSVPWSAFIYFIAPVYIVAMQWRETRSLHGDLRSA, from the coding sequence ATGAAAAACTGGCAGGAGTGCAGGGGTATTACCATCTTCGATAAAAACCGGGTGGACACGCTGACCGACGGGGTCTTTGCGATCGCGATGACGCTCTTGATAACCGGTCTGGATATTCCCACAATCGGGGGAATCATCACCAGCGGCACGGTCGATACCGTGATCCTGAATCTTATTCCCGATTTTATCCATTACATCATCGCATTCGTCCTTCTCGCAAATTTCTGGTGGGCTCACCATATCCGGTCCCACTATCTCCAGGGAGTCAACCGGAAGATGATCTTTCTCAATATGGTGACCCTGCTCTTTGTCGGGCTGGTCCCGTTCTCCACGAATCTCGTTGGCGATTTTCCCTTGAACGCCCATGCCGCTCTCATCTTCGAGATCAATCTCCTCGGCCTTGGACTGTTATCCGTCCTGCAATGGAACCTGGTGATCGGCAGCGGGATCTGCCAGAAGAAGAATGCGGACCAGAAGATGCTCTCCCTCGGGAAAGAAGAATCCTATATCTTTCCCATATTATCGTTCATCGCCATTGTCCTCTCCCTGGTATCGGTTCCGTGGAGTGCGTTCATCTACTTCATTGCACCGGTCTATATTGTCGCGATGCAATGGAGGGAGACGAGATCCCTTCACGGAGACCTGAGATCCGCCTGA
- the larE gene encoding ATP-dependent sacrificial sulfur transferase LarE, translating into MTLHEKYEALKKIIAGQGSMLVAFSGGVDSALLADVAREVLGGRMRPVLLDSPVVPRAAVAEAKKLAADLGLSLEIISVPHLESEAFCSNPAERCYHCKKISSVFLKKRAAELGFACIADGINVSDMGEHRPGLRASTEEGILHPFIEAGITKPDIRAIAQERGLPVWQKPSAACLSSRIPYGDPITRENLGMIEAAEAYLSGLGIGQLRVRLHGTIARIEVHNEDREKILLNDAAIVQEFKKIGFGYVALDLEGYRSGSMDEVLRPDDKPGRLP; encoded by the coding sequence ATGACACTTCACGAGAAATACGAGGCGTTGAAGAAGATTATTGCCGGACAGGGATCGATGCTCGTTGCCTTCTCGGGCGGCGTTGACAGCGCGCTTCTCGCCGATGTTGCCCGGGAAGTCCTGGGCGGGCGGATGCGCCCGGTGCTTCTCGACAGCCCGGTCGTGCCCCGGGCGGCAGTGGCCGAGGCAAAAAAACTTGCAGCGGATCTCGGCCTCTCCCTTGAGATAATCAGCGTGCCCCATCTGGAGAGCGAGGCTTTCTGCAGCAACCCGGCCGAACGCTGCTATCACTGCAAGAAGATCTCTTCGGTCTTTCTCAAAAAGCGTGCAGCGGAACTGGGCTTTGCCTGCATTGCCGATGGCATCAATGTCTCGGATATGGGCGAGCACCGGCCCGGTCTCCGGGCCTCCACCGAGGAGGGCATCCTCCACCCGTTCATCGAGGCGGGGATAACAAAACCGGACATCCGGGCCATTGCGCAGGAACGCGGTCTTCCGGTCTGGCAGAAACCCTCGGCTGCCTGCCTCTCCTCCCGCATCCCGTACGGGGATCCGATCACCCGCGAGAACCTGGGCATGATCGAGGCTGCTGAGGCGTACCTGTCGGGCCTCGGGATCGGCCAGCTGCGGGTGCGGCTGCACGGGACCATTGCCCGGATCGAAGTACATAATGAGGACCGGGAGAAGATACTTCTGAACGATGCTGCAATCGTGCAGGAATTCAAAAAGATCGGTTTTGGCTATGTGGCCCTCGATCTCGAAGGATACCGGAGCGGCAGCATGGATGAAGTGCTCAGGCCGGACGACAAGCCGGGCCGGCTGCCCTGA
- a CDS encoding TIGR00269 family protein, whose amino-acid sequence MERGPAEKGVPRCTFCTEPAVLLDRTSGRHLCGTHLVSDITDRVAATIREERMIAQGDRVAVALSGGKDSTALLMLLSRIVPQFENVSLVAITIDEGIAGYRDETVRSAETFVRSLGVEHVMVSFAGLFGESLDTLLRGREKEACTVCGILRRKALIAGAEQAGATKLATGHNLDDEAQSVLMNVLRGDFSRLARNSGTDSSGRFIPRIKPLVKVAEKEIALYLLLNNAWTDLPECPYARYALRREVRTMLAGLEYRHPGTMLHLMESKKKIENHCAAAMAQEPIRTCRSCGDPCSGELCQLCQLKRSLGGNRFR is encoded by the coding sequence ATGGAGCGCGGGCCGGCCGAAAAAGGGGTGCCGCGCTGCACATTCTGTACAGAGCCTGCTGTCCTTCTGGACCGGACGAGCGGCCGGCATCTCTGCGGCACGCATCTTGTTTCAGATATCACCGACCGGGTGGCGGCAACCATCCGGGAGGAGAGAATGATCGCACAAGGCGACCGCGTGGCTGTTGCGCTGAGCGGGGGAAAGGACAGCACCGCGCTCCTGATGCTCCTTTCCCGGATCGTTCCCCAGTTCGAGAATGTCAGCCTTGTTGCGATAACCATCGATGAAGGCATTGCCGGCTACCGGGACGAGACGGTCCGCTCCGCAGAGACGTTTGTCCGGTCCCTGGGGGTGGAGCATGTCATGGTCTCCTTTGCCGGGCTCTTCGGCGAGTCCCTTGATACGCTCCTCCGGGGTCGGGAGAAGGAGGCCTGCACGGTCTGCGGGATCCTCCGGAGAAAAGCGCTCATCGCCGGGGCGGAGCAGGCGGGGGCAACAAAACTTGCCACCGGCCACAATCTCGACGACGAGGCGCAGTCGGTCTTGATGAACGTGCTCCGGGGGGACTTTTCCCGCCTGGCCCGGAACAGCGGGACGGATTCTTCCGGACGGTTCATTCCCCGGATCAAGCCCCTCGTGAAGGTGGCCGAGAAGGAGATCGCCCTCTACCTCCTGCTGAACAATGCCTGGACGGATCTTCCCGAATGCCCCTATGCCCGGTATGCCCTGCGCCGGGAGGTCCGCACCATGCTTGCCGGGCTCGAATACCGCCATCCCGGCACCATGCTGCATCTCATGGAGAGCAAGAAAAAGATAGAGAACCATTGCGCCGCAGCCATGGCTCAGGAACCGATCCGCACCTGCCGGTCCTGCGGGGATCCCTGCAGCGGCGAACTCTGCCAGCTCTGCCAGCTCAAACGATCCCTTGGCGGGAACAGGTTCAGGTGA
- the nadA gene encoding quinolinate synthase NadA — protein sequence MQDPGSIRQEIERLRKDHKAIILAHNYQVPEVQDIADITGDSLELSRAAAKADGDVIVFCGVDFMAETAAVLSPDKTVLLPAEHACCPMAQMISAPELRLVKSRYPDAAVVCYVNTSAEIKAESDICCTSSNAVNVVNSVEQDTIIFVPDRNLGRYAQRFSKKQILPWEGFCIVHDRITPEMVEAARSAHPGAQVLVHPECRPEVIDVADVVASTSGIIRHVCSSKETGFIIGTEVGILHRIEKDCPGKRCYPLSEAAVCRNMKKTDLALVRDSLATLRPRITVPADIAAKARTAIERMLAL from the coding sequence GTGCAGGACCCAGGCAGCATCCGGCAGGAAATTGAGAGGCTCAGGAAGGATCACAAAGCGATCATCCTTGCGCACAACTACCAGGTCCCCGAGGTCCAGGACATCGCGGATATCACCGGGGATTCCCTGGAGCTCTCCCGCGCTGCTGCAAAAGCCGATGGCGACGTGATCGTCTTCTGCGGGGTGGATTTCATGGCCGAGACTGCTGCCGTTCTCTCCCCTGACAAGACCGTCCTCCTTCCTGCGGAGCATGCCTGCTGCCCCATGGCGCAGATGATCTCCGCTCCGGAATTGCGGCTGGTGAAATCCCGCTACCCGGATGCCGCCGTTGTCTGCTATGTCAACACATCGGCCGAGATAAAAGCGGAGAGCGACATCTGCTGCACATCCTCAAACGCGGTCAACGTGGTCAATTCCGTGGAGCAGGATACGATCATCTTCGTCCCCGACCGGAATCTGGGCCGGTACGCCCAGCGCTTTTCAAAGAAGCAGATCCTGCCGTGGGAAGGTTTCTGCATTGTCCACGACCGGATCACCCCGGAGATGGTGGAGGCGGCCCGCTCTGCCCACCCGGGTGCACAGGTGCTCGTTCATCCCGAGTGCCGGCCTGAAGTCATCGATGTCGCGGACGTTGTGGCAAGTACGTCGGGGATCATCAGACACGTCTGCTCGTCAAAGGAGACCGGTTTCATCATCGGGACCGAAGTCGGCATTCTCCACCGGATAGAGAAAGACTGCCCGGGCAAGCGGTGCTATCCCTTATCGGAAGCGGCGGTCTGCAGAAACATGAAAAAGACCGACCTTGCCCTGGTGCGGGATTCGCTTGCAACCCTCCGGCCCCGGATAACGGTGCCTGCCGATATTGCGGCAAAGGCACGGACCGCCATCGAGCGGATGCTTGCGCTCTGA
- a CDS encoding solute carrier family 23 protein has translation MKLLSQIDEIPQAKTLAIASLQWFIILMPSALIYGMMIAPMLYSSPALQMQVIQAVFVVSGIFQILQVFIGHRLPIGVGPTAIIIIGVGAGLAYTTNAIFTSMAICGFAICCLAAIKAHHFLKKLFTFNIIVTVLLMGCFAVTPMIIGLIVPKSQVANPTDYLAFAIIFTLFIIGLSGYLKGMAKQLLLPIAMLIGVVLYAVIFPFKIPAISPAPFGLFTGAMPTAFDFSLPLLVAFLFCFFTVLVIDFSAIESMELALRPPDMDRRFRSGMAVTGLSSIAAGFLGTIGCANSNFSMNVVLASRQGSRYPLAIVGLLFVIIGFSPIIVSTLMAIPTLVIACLFIYLLGGMFAATLSLAKERTGGIGYNSGLVIGVALIFATLIAFLPVTTKTLMNTQIEPVLANSFIVGIFSALVIEHLFFRGQAEQEIRIEAEEDSGRDGGAPVQPEKGSG, from the coding sequence ATGAAACTTCTCTCGCAGATCGATGAGATCCCCCAGGCTAAGACCCTTGCCATCGCCTCCCTCCAGTGGTTCATCATCCTGATGCCCTCAGCTCTCATCTACGGCATGATGATCGCACCTATGCTCTATTCTTCGCCGGCACTCCAGATGCAGGTCATCCAGGCAGTCTTTGTTGTCAGCGGTATCTTCCAGATCCTCCAGGTCTTCATCGGCCACCGGCTCCCCATAGGCGTTGGCCCCACGGCCATCATCATCATCGGCGTAGGCGCCGGGCTTGCCTACACCACCAATGCCATTTTTACTTCGATGGCCATCTGCGGCTTTGCCATCTGCTGCCTTGCGGCTATCAAGGCCCACCATTTCTTAAAAAAACTCTTCACGTTCAACATCATCGTGACCGTCCTCCTGATGGGATGCTTTGCAGTAACCCCGATGATCATAGGCCTGATCGTTCCAAAATCTCAGGTTGCAAACCCGACCGATTACCTGGCCTTTGCCATCATCTTCACGCTTTTTATCATCGGTCTTTCGGGCTACCTCAAAGGGATGGCAAAACAGCTCCTGCTTCCGATTGCCATGCTCATCGGCGTGGTCCTGTACGCCGTGATATTCCCGTTCAAGATCCCGGCCATCAGCCCCGCCCCGTTCGGGCTCTTCACCGGCGCTATGCCCACGGCGTTTGATTTCAGTCTCCCGCTCCTCGTTGCCTTCCTCTTCTGTTTCTTCACCGTTCTTGTCATCGACTTCTCGGCTATCGAATCCATGGAACTCGCCCTGCGCCCTCCCGACATGGACCGCCGGTTCCGGTCCGGGATGGCGGTAACGGGGCTCTCCAGCATTGCGGCCGGCTTTCTTGGAACGATCGGTTGCGCCAACTCCAACTTCTCGATGAATGTTGTCCTAGCAAGCCGGCAGGGCTCCCGGTACCCGCTTGCCATTGTCGGCCTCCTCTTTGTTATCATCGGGTTCTCCCCGATCATTGTCTCGACCCTGATGGCGATTCCCACGCTCGTCATCGCATGCCTCTTCATCTATCTGCTCGGCGGGATGTTTGCCGCAACGCTCAGCCTTGCCAAGGAGCGGACCGGGGGAATCGGGTACAACTCGGGGCTTGTGATCGGCGTTGCCCTCATCTTTGCAACCCTGATCGCATTCCTCCCGGTCACCACCAAGACCCTGATGAACACCCAGATAGAACCGGTCCTTGCCAACTCCTTCATCGTGGGCATCTTCTCGGCCCTGGTCATCGAGCATCTCTTCTTCCGGGGACAGGCCGAGCAGGAGATACGGATCGAAGCGGAGGAAGATTCCGGCCGGGACGGGGGTGCACCGGTGCAGCCGGAGAAAGGTTCCGGGTGA